A section of the Ranitomeya imitator isolate aRanImi1 chromosome 7, aRanImi1.pri, whole genome shotgun sequence genome encodes:
- the LITAF gene encoding lipopolysaccharide-induced tumor necrosis factor-alpha factor → MQPTGNYQPIPGEYVVPSAPPSYEEATLCHQPYPPPPHPGMEAKPMTASPPYMVQPLPVQPPVAVQTVYVQQPVVFHDRPVQICCPHCSRLTTTRLVHTSGALAWLSCGGLCLLGCGFGCCLIPFCIDSLKDVDHYCSSCQALLGSYKRF, encoded by the exons ATGCAGCCAACAGGGAATTACCAACCGATTCCAGGAGAATATGTGGTTCCTTCGGCACCACCTTCATATGAAGAAGCCACACTTTGTCATCAGCCGTACCCTCCACCTCCTCATCCGGGGATGGAAGCAAAGCCTATGACCGCTTCTCCACCCTATATGGTCCAACCACTACCCGTACAGCCTCCAG TTGCAGTTCAGACGGTGTACGTTCAGCAGCCAGTCGTATTTCACGATCGTCCCGTCCAGATTTGCTGTCCACACTGTAGCAGATTGACAACCACTCGCCTGGTTCATACGTCTGGAGCTTTGGCCTGGTTGTCTTGTGGCGGATTGTGTCTTCTCGG GTGTGGGTTCGGTTGCTGCCTCATTCCTTTCTGTATCGATTCTTTAAAAGATGTGGATCATTACTGCTCCAGCTGCCAGGCTTTACTCGGCTCCTATAAGCGGTTTTAG